The Gillisia sp. Hel_I_86 genome has a segment encoding these proteins:
- a CDS encoding DUF3298 and DUF4163 domain-containing protein — MKKLVLVLTLNLLFLGCNKDVPKLSFDELNIEQVSEMNCNPEEENCTFIGIKVPWAMGKDTRSNLLNSHIEDHIIKLIDYQDAKELNSLENLAQTFIDDYEASAKEFAEYNIPWEAFVEGKVTYESEKLISIQFDLALFTGGAHGYTSITFLNFNPETGRLLSNKELFSQDFKDFAEKRFRKNNDIPENESINSTGFFFEGDKFQLPQNIGFYPNKVVLRYNAYEIASYSEGNIQLVFKMEEAKKYFKIL; from the coding sequence GTGAAAAAACTGGTTTTAGTCCTGACACTTAACTTATTGTTCCTTGGCTGCAATAAAGATGTTCCCAAATTAAGTTTTGATGAACTGAATATCGAGCAAGTTTCTGAAATGAACTGCAATCCAGAAGAAGAAAATTGCACCTTTATTGGCATTAAAGTTCCTTGGGCAATGGGAAAAGACACCAGAAGCAACTTATTGAACAGTCACATAGAAGATCATATAATTAAACTGATCGATTACCAGGATGCCAAGGAATTAAATTCGCTGGAAAACTTGGCACAAACCTTTATTGACGACTATGAAGCTAGCGCCAAAGAGTTCGCAGAATACAATATTCCTTGGGAGGCATTTGTGGAAGGAAAGGTTACTTATGAATCTGAAAAACTGATCTCTATTCAATTCGATCTCGCGCTATTTACTGGTGGCGCCCACGGCTATACGAGCATTACTTTTTTGAATTTTAATCCCGAAACGGGTAGGTTACTTTCCAATAAAGAATTGTTCTCGCAGGATTTTAAAGATTTTGCTGAAAAAAGGTTCAGAAAGAATAATGATATTCCAGAGAATGAATCCATCAACAGTACCGGTTTCTTTTTTGAAGGTGATAAATTTCAACTTCCACAAAATATCGGGTTTTATCCAAATAAAGTTGTTTTAAGATATAATGCCTACGAGATCGCATCTTATTCTGAAGGGAATATTCAGTTGGTATTCAAAATGGAAGAGGCTAAAAAGTATTTCAAAATTCTTTAA
- a CDS encoding acyl-CoA thioesterase, which yields MYTKEFDIRWSDIDANRHLANSAYINFMSHTRMGYFMENGFDQHELAKNNLGPVVFYEHIYYFREAFMGKPVKVSLELKGLSEDGMYFEFLHNFYDHKGRNFASCEAMGGWIDLKERKLTGLPAHMRKDIDKIPHTQDFRILTKEDTRKFGKTPKDLELKSA from the coding sequence ATGTACACAAAGGAATTTGATATAAGATGGAGCGATATAGATGCTAACAGGCATTTGGCAAATTCGGCATACATCAATTTTATGAGCCATACCAGAATGGGTTACTTCATGGAAAATGGTTTCGACCAGCATGAATTGGCCAAAAATAATCTGGGGCCAGTGGTTTTCTATGAGCATATTTATTATTTCCGCGAGGCTTTTATGGGAAAGCCTGTAAAAGTGAGCCTAGAGTTAAAAGGCCTTTCTGAAGACGGAATGTATTTTGAATTCCTTCATAATTTCTACGATCACAAAGGAAGAAATTTCGCTTCGTGTGAAGCTATGGGAGGATGGATAGATCTAAAAGAGCGCAAGCTTACTGGATTGCCAGCCCATATGAGAAAAGATATAGATAAAATCCCTCACACACAAGACTTTAGGATCTTGACGAAAGAAGACACTCGTAAATTCGGAAAAACCCCTAAAGATTTGGAGTTGAAATCTGCTTAG
- a CDS encoding arsenate reductase family protein produces MKKIYHLSSCSTCKRILNELEPSSAYILQDIKEDPITEEQLDEMFELAGNYESLFSKRAQLYKEKGLKNEKLDEENYKNLILEHYTFLKRPVIINNDTIFIGNSKSTIEAAKNAMNG; encoded by the coding sequence ATGAAAAAGATCTACCACCTCTCTTCCTGTTCTACTTGTAAAAGGATCTTAAATGAATTGGAACCGTCTTCAGCTTATATTTTACAGGATATAAAAGAAGACCCAATTACCGAAGAGCAGCTCGATGAAATGTTCGAATTGGCTGGAAATTATGAGTCACTTTTCAGCAAAAGAGCTCAGCTTTACAAGGAGAAGGGTCTAAAAAACGAGAAGCTGGACGAAGAAAATTACAAAAATCTAATCCTCGAACATTACACCTTTTTAAAGCGTCCTGTTATTATAAACAACGATACGATTTTTATAGGGAATTCCAAAAGTACTATTGAAGCAGCAAAAAATGCCATGAATGGATAG
- a CDS encoding DMT family transporter, with product MDSRTLAILAATGASTIYGINHTIAKGLMPIYIEPFGFIFLRVTGAAILFWLIGFWGPKEKVATGDWMRIVACAIFGMVINMLMFFKGLSLSTPINSSVIITVSPILVLLLAAVLIKERITLLKTLGIVIGLTGALTLVLFSNTETVNAPNIPVGNMLFIVNAFSYGIYLILVKPLTAKYHSFTLMKWLFLFAVIINFPITISEFARVEWLELPAHAIWKMGFVVVGTTFLTYLFNIYALKELSAATISAFIYLQPLIAITFAVAMGADSLDIVKITAAILVFTGVYLVTKKSKPKQISTPNL from the coding sequence ATGGATAGCCGTACGCTTGCCATTCTAGCGGCAACGGGAGCCAGTACAATTTACGGGATAAACCATACCATTGCCAAAGGATTAATGCCTATTTATATAGAGCCTTTTGGGTTTATATTTTTAAGGGTTACCGGTGCTGCAATATTATTTTGGCTTATTGGTTTTTGGGGTCCAAAGGAAAAAGTGGCTACAGGTGATTGGATGAGAATTGTTGCTTGTGCCATTTTTGGAATGGTAATTAACATGCTGATGTTCTTTAAAGGCCTTAGTCTTTCTACACCAATAAACAGTTCGGTTATAATTACCGTTTCGCCCATTCTTGTGCTCTTGCTCGCCGCAGTGCTAATCAAAGAAAGGATAACGCTTTTAAAAACTTTAGGAATTGTAATCGGTTTAACCGGTGCTTTGACTTTGGTGCTTTTCAGTAATACCGAAACTGTTAATGCCCCAAATATTCCAGTGGGAAACATGTTGTTTATTGTAAATGCTTTTTCCTATGGGATCTACTTAATCCTTGTAAAACCATTGACCGCAAAATATCATTCATTCACACTGATGAAATGGCTATTCTTATTTGCGGTGATCATAAACTTCCCAATTACAATTTCCGAATTCGCACGGGTGGAATGGTTGGAATTACCGGCGCATGCTATCTGGAAAATGGGATTTGTAGTGGTGGGAACTACTTTTTTAACCTACCTATTCAATATTTATGCACTAAAAGAACTAAGTGCTGCTACCATAAGCGCATTCATTTATTTACAACCACTCATAGCTATTACCTTTGCTGTGGCGATGGGGGCAGATTCTCTGGATATTGTAAAAATAACCGCCGCCATCTTAGTGTTTACGGGAGTTTATTTGGTAACTAAAAAATCCAAACCTAAGCAGATTTCAACTCCAAATCTTTAG